In one Deltaproteobacteria bacterium genomic region, the following are encoded:
- a CDS encoding EscN/YscN/HrcN family type III secretion system ATPase, producing the protein MAFEYIGALLEETVQNTSSVEIRGRVEQVVGTIIRAVVPGVKVGELCVLRNPFDSWTLKAEVVGFVKQMALLTPLGDLQGISPATEVIPTGEIHSVPVGEDLLGRVLDGLGNPIDGGPPLKPRSRYPVYADPPNPMVRRIIDRPMSLGLRVLDGVLTCGEGQRMGIFAAAGGGKSTLLSSIIKGCSADICVLALIGERGREVREFIEHDLGPEGRKKAVLVVSTSDRSSMERLKAAYTATAIAEYFRDQSRNVLLMMDSVTRFGRAQREIGLAAGEPPTRRGFPPSVFSTLPRLMERAGNSDKGSITALYTVLVEGDDMTEPIADETRSILDGHIVLSRKLAAANHYPAIDVQASVSRVMNAIVSKEHKDAAQKLRKILAKFAEVELLVQIGEYKKGTDKDADDALSRIDAVNAFLKQGLDEKSSFEDTVQALRKVVA; encoded by the coding sequence ATGGCATTTGAATACATCGGCGCTCTTCTGGAAGAAACGGTCCAGAACACCAGCTCGGTGGAAATCCGGGGACGGGTGGAGCAGGTCGTCGGGACCATCATCCGGGCCGTGGTGCCAGGAGTCAAGGTCGGCGAGCTGTGCGTGCTGCGCAATCCTTTTGATAGCTGGACGCTCAAGGCCGAGGTGGTCGGCTTCGTCAAACAGATGGCCTTGCTCACTCCCCTGGGGGATTTGCAGGGCATCTCTCCGGCCACGGAAGTCATCCCCACGGGGGAAATCCATTCCGTGCCCGTGGGCGAAGACCTGCTCGGCCGGGTGCTCGACGGCCTGGGCAATCCCATTGACGGCGGGCCGCCCCTCAAACCCCGCTCCCGCTATCCCGTGTACGCCGACCCGCCCAACCCCATGGTCAGGCGCATCATCGACCGCCCCATGTCCCTCGGGCTGCGGGTTCTGGACGGGGTGCTGACCTGTGGCGAAGGGCAGCGCATGGGCATTTTCGCCGCAGCCGGCGGCGGCAAAAGCACCCTGTTGTCGAGCATCATCAAGGGCTGCTCCGCCGACATCTGCGTGTTGGCCCTCATCGGCGAACGCGGCCGCGAAGTGCGGGAGTTCATCGAACACGACCTCGGCCCCGAAGGCCGTAAAAAAGCGGTGCTGGTGGTTTCCACGTCGGACAGGTCGTCCATGGAACGCCTCAAGGCGGCCTACACGGCCACGGCCATCGCCGAATATTTCCGCGACCAGAGTCGCAATGTGCTGCTCATGATGGATTCCGTGACCCGCTTCGGCCGCGCCCAACGCGAGATCGGACTGGCCGCCGGCGAGCCGCCCACCCGGCGCGGTTTCCCGCCGTCGGTCTTTTCGACCCTGCCGCGCCTCATGGAGCGCGCCGGCAACTCGGACAAGGGCTCCATCACCGCCCTCTATACCGTACTGGTCGAAGGCGACGACATGACCGAGCCCATCGCCGACGAAACCCGGTCCATCCTGGACGGGCATATCGTCCTGTCCCGCAAGCTGGCCGCCGCGAACCACTACCCGGCCATCGACGTACAGGCCAGCGTCAGCCGCGTCATGAACGCCATCGTGTCCAAGGAACACAAGGACGCGGCCCAAAAGCTGCGCAAAATTCTGGCCAAATTCGCCGAAGTCGAACTGCTGGTGCAGATCGGTGAATACAAAAAGGGCACGGACAAAGACGCCGACGACGCCCTGTCCCGCATCGACGCGGTCAACGCCTTTCTCAAACAGGGGCTGGACGAAAAAAGCTCCTTCGAGGACACCGTGCAGGCCCTGCGCAAGGTCGTGGCCTGA
- a CDS encoding type III secretion protein: protein MARYPLQPLLSVRHYREKAAQNVLRQAERAASEAETALREAEKELERYRLWRMEEEDRRYAAIMGQLLSLDDLDAFKAGLGSLRDGELAREENVAKAGQTRIKARQAVDEAKSGLNKARRDTARILAHKDIWMAMDRREAERKEDLESEEFKPMPVGAGLDA, encoded by the coding sequence ATGGCCCGTTATCCGCTCCAACCCCTGCTCTCGGTGCGCCACTACCGCGAGAAAGCCGCCCAGAACGTGTTGCGACAGGCCGAACGGGCGGCCAGCGAGGCCGAGACCGCCCTGCGGGAGGCCGAGAAAGAGCTCGAGCGCTATCGTCTCTGGCGCATGGAGGAAGAGGACAGGCGCTACGCGGCCATCATGGGGCAGCTCTTGAGTCTCGACGACCTGGACGCATTCAAGGCCGGCCTCGGGAGCCTGCGCGACGGGGAATTGGCGCGCGAGGAAAACGTGGCCAAGGCCGGACAGACACGTATCAAGGCCCGCCAGGCCGTGGACGAAGCCAAGAGCGGATTGAACAAGGCCCGGCGCGACACGGCCCGAATCCTGGCCCACAAGGACATCTGGATGGCAATGGACCGCCGGGAGGCCGAACGCAAGGAAGACCTGGAAAGCGAAGAATTCAAACCCATGCCCGTGGGCGCGGGCCTTGACGCCTGA
- a CDS encoding YscQ/HrcQ family type III secretion apparatus protein, producing the protein MTGRHMPEHVKPFTPEPLSPLQAHLDNILLTRAQPWPVTIGDRAGTLRVVHAPFPFEPAGVLRLLRGGREWRVDLGHTEFLRFHPAVAHLSRDEDLPDPVRLAILDLLLAPLLPCLQRFLGESATVAGMTLGPAAPPEAEPVAVLNLALDFDGQDESPLFLRVAVPDKDSALALATRIAALPVRPTQLEQVDPDLPILVAIEAGDMRLRLEELSGLEENDILLPPDYLAAQGRIRLRPCPGQGSTSRAGAIACAVHDTQTTVLAIVATPEETPMSSPSPSTPTPPPAEATAETPAAAGPPPVGNIEIDLCFELERRTLTVKELAALVPGYTFTLGCDPLAPVSLRVNGMPIGTGRLVDINGVLGVQVATLTRTGGLDAGR; encoded by the coding sequence ATGACAGGACGCCACATGCCCGAACACGTCAAGCCGTTCACCCCGGAACCGCTGAGCCCGCTTCAAGCCCACCTCGACAATATTTTGCTGACACGCGCCCAGCCCTGGCCCGTGACCATCGGGGACCGGGCCGGAACCCTGCGCGTCGTCCACGCCCCGTTTCCGTTCGAGCCCGCCGGCGTTTTGCGCCTGCTCCGGGGCGGTCGGGAATGGCGCGTCGATCTGGGCCACACGGAATTTCTCCGATTCCATCCGGCCGTGGCCCATCTGTCCCGGGACGAGGACCTGCCCGATCCCGTGAGACTGGCCATCCTGGATTTGCTCCTGGCCCCGCTGCTGCCCTGCCTGCAACGTTTTCTGGGCGAATCGGCAACCGTCGCCGGCATGACCCTGGGCCCGGCCGCGCCCCCGGAAGCGGAACCCGTGGCGGTCCTGAACCTGGCCCTTGATTTCGACGGTCAGGATGAATCGCCGCTTTTTTTGCGCGTGGCCGTGCCGGACAAGGACAGCGCCCTGGCCCTGGCCACCCGGATCGCGGCCCTGCCGGTCCGCCCGACCCAACTGGAACAGGTCGACCCGGACCTGCCCATCCTGGTCGCCATCGAGGCCGGCGACATGCGCCTGCGCCTGGAGGAACTATCCGGCCTGGAGGAAAACGACATCCTCCTTCCCCCGGACTATCTGGCGGCCCAGGGCCGTATCCGGCTTCGCCCGTGTCCGGGCCAGGGCTCCACATCCAGGGCCGGGGCCATTGCATGCGCTGTTCACGACACCCAGACCACGGTCCTCGCCATCGTGGCCACACCCGAGGAGACACCCATGAGTTCACCCAGTCCGTCCACGCCCACCCCGCCCCCGGCCGAGGCCACGGCCGAAACTCCGGCCGCCGCCGGCCCCCCGCCGGTGGGCAATATCGAGATCGATCTGTGTTTCGAGCTGGAGAGACGCACGTTGACGGTCAAGGAACTGGCCGCCCTTGTTCCCGGCTACACCTTTACCCTGGGATGCGACCCGCTGGCTCCGGTCAGCCTGCGCGTCAACGGCATGCCCATCGGCACGGGACGATTGGTCGACATCAACGGCGTGCTCGGCGTGCAGGTCGCCACCCTGACCAGGACCGGAGGACTGGATGCTGGGCGTTAA
- a CDS encoding EscR/YscR/HrcR family type III secretion system export apparatus protein, with amino-acid sequence MLGVNPLYFIFGMAALGLAPFMLMMVTSYVKIVVVTSLVRNALGVQQVPPTMVMNGLAIILSIFIMAPMAMNTVELLETTPIPEKPTPVEIGRVLQSISPPLRKFLADNANESVVRVFMSTAKRMWPEKLHSRVTPDNLFILVPAFTISELTKAFQIGFLLYLPFVAIDLIISNILLAMGMMMVSPMTISLPFKLLLFVTLDGWIKVSQGLLLSYTQ; translated from the coding sequence ATGCTGGGCGTTAATCCCCTGTATTTCATCTTTGGCATGGCGGCGCTGGGACTGGCGCCGTTCATGCTCATGATGGTCACGTCGTACGTCAAGATCGTGGTCGTCACCTCCCTGGTGCGCAACGCCCTGGGCGTGCAGCAGGTGCCGCCAACCATGGTCATGAACGGTCTGGCCATCATCCTGAGCATCTTCATCATGGCGCCCATGGCCATGAACACGGTCGAACTCCTGGAGACCACCCCCATCCCGGAAAAGCCCACGCCGGTGGAAATCGGTCGCGTGCTCCAGTCCATCTCGCCGCCGCTGCGCAAGTTTCTGGCGGACAACGCCAACGAATCCGTGGTGCGCGTGTTCATGAGCACGGCCAAGCGCATGTGGCCGGAAAAACTCCATAGCCGCGTCACCCCCGACAACCTGTTCATCCTGGTGCCCGCCTTCACCATTTCGGAACTGACCAAGGCCTTCCAGATCGGATTCCTGCTTTATCTGCCCTTCGTGGCCATCGACCTGATCATCTCGAACATTCTGCTGGCCATGGGCATGATGATGGTCTCGCCCATGACCATTTCCCTGCCCTTCAAACTTCTTCTGTTCGTCACGCTTGACGGGTGGATCAAGGTCAGCCAGGGCCTGCTGTTGAGCTACACCCAATAA
- a CDS encoding anti-sigma factor antagonist, with protein sequence MHIDILETNGATIVKPVGSMDATTTAVFVTACQDCLAKKATKILVDLAGVEYMSSAGLRGILTVLKASRGQGVPVAVCGLQPMVAEVFKISGFSAMMPVHDTQEAALAAL encoded by the coding sequence ATGCATATCGATATTCTGGAAACAAACGGAGCGACCATCGTCAAGCCCGTGGGCAGCATGGACGCCACGACCACGGCCGTTTTCGTCACCGCCTGCCAGGACTGCCTGGCCAAAAAGGCCACCAAGATCCTCGTCGATCTCGCCGGCGTCGAATACATGAGCTCCGCCGGATTGCGCGGCATTCTGACCGTGCTCAAGGCCAGCCGGGGACAAGGCGTGCCCGTGGCCGTCTGCGGCCTGCAGCCCATGGTCGCGGAAGTCTTCAAGATTTCCGGCTTTTCGGCCATGATGCCTGTTCACGACACCCAGGAAGCGGCCCTGGCCGCGCTGTAG
- a CDS encoding ATP-binding protein, with amino-acid sequence MPALTLPASLEQLATVNEYLRHRTPPAYAAILPRLQLAAEEILVNVCTYAYAGKTGQAEVDCRLERHDGQEMLCLGIKDWGPPFDPFTDAPTPDLDLGVDERPVGGLGIHLITTMAARHAYTRQDGANVVKLCFTAPE; translated from the coding sequence ATGCCCGCGCTGACCTTGCCCGCCAGCCTCGAACAGCTGGCCACCGTGAACGAGTATCTGCGCCATCGGACACCGCCGGCCTACGCCGCCATCCTGCCCCGTCTGCAGCTGGCCGCGGAGGAAATCCTGGTCAATGTGTGCACCTACGCCTACGCCGGAAAAACCGGCCAGGCCGAGGTCGATTGCCGTCTGGAACGGCATGACGGCCAGGAAATGCTGTGCCTCGGCATCAAGGATTGGGGGCCGCCCTTCGATCCCTTCACCGACGCGCCGACGCCGGATCTGGACCTGGGCGTGGACGAACGCCCCGTGGGCGGGCTGGGCATCCACCTGATCACGACCATGGCCGCGCGCCACGCATACACCCGCCAGGACGGGGCCAATGTCGTCAAGCTGTGCTTCACCGCGCCGGAATGA
- a CDS encoding lytic transglycosylase domain-containing protein, whose protein sequence is MTCPARHCLAALALLAALGPDLHAQPARDLAAQTTPGILHEDITVTERAPRALRPLPALGAAPSAHEPERAAGAAPPAVQNDHLIDHMDVYALSSHARFLALPRMVQPLFVRESIRGRAHMPTTAEWRPIIDQGSRCSGLDPRLIRAVITVESGNNPEAVSPVGAQGLMQLMPATQAYLGVTDPFDPAANVRAGSMYLREQLDAFGTLELALAAYNAGPGSVRRHGGIPPFDETKNFVRRVLVLYHEADREKTP, encoded by the coding sequence ATGACCTGTCCCGCCAGGCATTGTCTCGCGGCCCTGGCGTTGCTCGCGGCCCTGGGACCGGACCTGCATGCCCAGCCGGCGCGGGATCTAGCCGCCCAGACCACGCCCGGCATCCTGCATGAAGACATCACGGTCACCGAACGCGCCCCCCGGGCCCTGCGCCCGCTCCCGGCCTTGGGCGCGGCCCCTTCCGCCCACGAACCGGAGCGCGCCGCAGGGGCCGCGCCGCCAGCCGTCCAGAACGACCATTTGATCGACCACATGGACGTCTACGCCCTGTCCAGCCACGCCCGCTTTCTGGCCTTGCCACGCATGGTCCAGCCCCTGTTCGTCCGGGAAAGCATCCGGGGCCGGGCACACATGCCCACCACCGCCGAATGGAGACCGATCATCGACCAAGGCAGTCGCTGTTCGGGTCTTGATCCACGGCTGATCAGAGCCGTCATCACCGTGGAATCCGGCAACAATCCCGAGGCGGTCTCGCCCGTGGGCGCCCAAGGGCTCATGCAGCTCATGCCCGCGACACAAGCATATCTCGGCGTCACCGACCCCTTTGATCCGGCGGCCAATGTCCGGGCCGGGAGCATGTATCTGCGCGAGCAGCTCGACGCCTTTGGCACGCTGGAACTCGCCCTGGCGGCATACAACGCCGGACCTGGAAGCGTGCGGCGACACGGCGGCATTCCGCCCTTCGATGAAACAAAGAATTTCGTGCGGCGCGTCCTGGTGCTCTACCACGAAGCAGACCGGGAAAAGACGCCCTGA